A genomic window from Sphingobacterium sp. BN32 includes:
- the rpoN gene encoding RNA polymerase factor sigma-54, protein MLKQTLQQKLLQKLSPQQIQFIKLLQVPTVSLDARIKEELEENPALEDGSLANMNEPVEEYPDKDPDDDFNAEDSSYEDEFSVDEYIQEDDYKDYGGGYDSDDDDNKKEMPIAIQDSFFENLQNQLDLLALSNKDYLIGQQIIGSLDDDGYLRRPIPSLIDDLAFSQNVIVEEKDVEEMLRIIQEFDPAGIGARSLQECLAIQLRKKDQENPIIQKAMQVVENYLEEFTKKHYDKIEKQLGVNSEELRDIVNEILKLNPKPGDSGAAAGKQLHIIPDFHISNNDGVLHLTLNGRNAPELRVSRSYQEMFEHYEKAEKNDKKMREAVQFVKQKLDSAKWFIDAIKQRQQTLLKTMNAIMEYQYEYFLTGDDRMLKPMILKDIADRIEMDISTVSRVANSKYVQTEFGTFLLKSFFSEAIQTESGEEVSNKEVKKILEECIANEDKRKPLADEKLTEILKEKGYSIARRTVAKYREAMNIPVARLRKEL, encoded by the coding sequence ATGTTAAAACAAACGTTACAGCAGAAATTATTACAAAAATTATCGCCTCAGCAGATTCAATTTATCAAACTTCTTCAGGTGCCTACGGTATCGCTTGATGCTCGTATTAAAGAAGAATTAGAAGAGAATCCTGCGCTTGAAGACGGCAGTTTGGCCAATATGAATGAGCCTGTCGAGGAATATCCAGACAAGGATCCTGACGATGATTTTAACGCAGAAGATAGCAGCTACGAAGATGAATTTTCCGTAGATGAATACATACAAGAAGATGATTATAAGGACTATGGCGGCGGCTACGATTCGGATGACGATGATAATAAGAAAGAAATGCCTATCGCTATCCAAGATTCATTCTTCGAAAATTTACAGAACCAGCTTGATTTATTAGCCCTTTCCAATAAAGATTACTTAATCGGTCAACAAATCATCGGCAGCTTAGACGACGATGGTTATTTACGTCGCCCTATCCCCTCATTGATTGACGATTTAGCATTCTCGCAGAACGTTATCGTTGAAGAAAAGGATGTGGAAGAAATGCTGCGTATTATTCAGGAGTTTGACCCAGCGGGCATTGGGGCGCGCAGCTTACAAGAGTGTTTAGCAATACAATTACGCAAAAAAGATCAGGAGAACCCGATTATACAAAAGGCCATGCAGGTGGTGGAAAACTATTTGGAAGAATTTACGAAAAAGCATTACGACAAAATCGAAAAGCAGTTAGGCGTAAATTCGGAAGAGCTGCGAGACATTGTCAATGAAATTCTTAAACTGAACCCCAAACCGGGAGATTCGGGAGCAGCAGCAGGAAAACAACTTCATATCATCCCCGACTTCCATATCAGCAATAACGACGGTGTGCTACACCTAACGCTTAACGGCAGAAATGCTCCTGAGCTACGCGTATCCCGCTCCTACCAGGAGATGTTTGAACATTATGAGAAAGCGGAAAAGAACGATAAGAAGATGCGCGAAGCGGTACAGTTTGTAAAACAGAAACTCGACTCCGCAAAGTGGTTCATCGATGCCATCAAACAAAGACAACAGACACTCCTAAAGACCATGAACGCCATCATGGAATATCAATACGAGTATTTCCTAACCGGAGATGACCGCATGCTTAAACCTATGATCTTAAAAGACATAGCTGACCGCATTGAAATGGATATTTCAACTGTATCCCGCGTCGCAAACTCCAAATACGTACAAACGGAATTCGGCACGTTCTTGCTTAAGTCTTTCTTCTCGGAAGCTATACAAACAGAATCTGGCGAGGAAGTATCCAATAAAGAAGTAAAGAAAATCCTTGAAGAATGCATCGCCAACGAAGACAAACGCAAACCACTTGCCGACGAAAAACTTACTGAAATCCTAAAAGAAAAAGGTTACTCCATCGCTCGTAGAACGGTCGCAAAATACCGCGAAGCCATGAATATTCCGGTAGCGAGGTTGAGGAAGGAACTTTAG
- a CDS encoding 5-oxoprolinase, with protein sequence MSNTKPLQQHLEEQFKNYSTQELVILNNDIVKTNWGTSKSAFRTALLSALSKRGIDLSAIISKEDGITLIQRVAVRLEANRLVAI encoded by the coding sequence ATGTCAAACACAAAACCATTACAACAGCACCTTGAAGAGCAGTTTAAGAACTACTCCACTCAAGAACTTGTCATTCTCAACAACGACATCGTAAAAACAAATTGGGGAACAAGTAAATCTGCATTTCGCACTGCCTTATTATCTGCATTATCAAAAAGAGGAATTGATCTTTCGGCAATTATCTCGAAGGAAGATGGAATCACACTGATACAACGAGTAGCAGTACGCTTGGAAGCGAATAGACTGGTTGCAATCTAA
- a CDS encoding DUF2891 domain-containing protein: protein MRISTTILGLVLISGIFSSCQSETVKKEKTEIEKTHLTATLAKDIFALPIHCLQIEYPNKLGQVLASEVDLKTPKVLRPVFYGCYDWHSSVHGYWSIVKLMKQFPELDANGEVRKVLNQHITADNVIIEKAFFEDKNNLGFERTYGWAWLFKLQEELHTWNDPDAKRWEQALQPLVDLLVQRYKEYLPKQLYPIRTGQHDNTAFGLSLSLDYARTVGDKSFEEVIKEHSLRYYKQDVNCNLAYEPSGNDFLSPCLEEAFLMSKVMNKQDYNAWLKTFMPVLFDKDFKLEPAVVKDRTDGKLVHLDGLNYSRAVCLKGIVKQIPELEALKAIAENHIAFSIGNISAKDDYMGSHWLGTFALYALAGE, encoded by the coding sequence ATGCGCATAAGTACAACGATTTTAGGGTTAGTATTGATATCCGGTATTTTTAGTTCATGTCAATCGGAAACCGTTAAAAAAGAAAAAACCGAAATTGAAAAAACTCATCTTACAGCAACGCTAGCGAAAGATATCTTTGCTCTACCAATACATTGTTTACAGATAGAGTATCCGAATAAACTTGGTCAGGTTCTTGCATCGGAAGTCGATTTAAAAACACCTAAAGTCCTGCGCCCCGTGTTTTACGGATGCTACGACTGGCACTCTTCAGTCCACGGATATTGGTCTATCGTGAAGCTCATGAAGCAGTTTCCAGAACTGGACGCTAATGGAGAGGTTCGTAAAGTTCTTAATCAGCATATTACTGCTGATAATGTAATCATCGAGAAAGCTTTTTTTGAGGATAAGAATAATCTCGGGTTTGAACGTACCTACGGTTGGGCATGGCTTTTTAAATTGCAGGAGGAGCTGCACACTTGGAACGACCCGGATGCAAAACGCTGGGAGCAGGCCTTACAACCCTTAGTCGATTTACTAGTACAGCGCTACAAGGAGTATCTTCCGAAGCAACTTTACCCGATACGTACCGGGCAGCATGATAACACAGCTTTCGGTCTTTCCCTGTCGCTAGATTATGCACGTACCGTGGGCGACAAATCCTTCGAAGAAGTAATTAAAGAACATAGCCTTCGTTACTACAAACAGGATGTCAACTGTAATCTGGCATATGAACCTAGTGGAAATGACTTCCTCTCACCTTGTTTGGAAGAAGCATTTCTGATGAGCAAAGTAATGAATAAGCAGGATTATAATGCTTGGCTAAAGACATTTATGCCCGTTCTTTTTGATAAAGACTTTAAGTTAGAGCCGGCCGTAGTAAAAGATCGGACTGATGGAAAGTTAGTGCATCTAGATGGTCTAAATTACAGCCGAGCTGTCTGCTTAAAAGGAATCGTAAAACAAATCCCAGAACTGGAAGCCCTGAAAGCAATCGCTGAAAACCATATCGCATTTTCCATCGGAAATATCTCTGCAAAAGATGACTACATGGGCTCACACTGGCTAGGGACCTTTGCGTTGTATGCGCTTGCTGGGGAATAG
- a CDS encoding DUF937 domain-containing protein, producing MNITDLISGNIGSQAVESISQKLGVDKDKAQYVVAAAVPLMMSALNYNANKSPEQANGIQNAIDSKHNGSIFDNLGALFNEGPTEDEDKIVNHMFGRNTDNVKETLSAKTGLDIKKIAGILALVAPLVMGYLGKKKQESAGEAGSSGGGIGDLIGSVLGGGGSGAASGGLGGILGNILGGAGANSSQPNVGGGLGDLVGDFFNQDKDKESKGGILDALTGMFGK from the coding sequence ATGAATATCACAGATTTAATTTCCGGCAATATCGGCTCCCAAGCTGTAGAGAGTATTTCTCAAAAATTAGGCGTAGACAAAGATAAAGCACAGTATGTAGTTGCTGCCGCAGTACCCTTGATGATGTCTGCTTTAAACTACAACGCGAACAAAAGTCCCGAGCAAGCGAATGGCATTCAAAATGCGATCGACAGCAAACATAACGGTAGTATCTTCGACAATTTGGGTGCATTGTTCAACGAAGGCCCTACCGAGGATGAGGATAAGATCGTAAACCATATGTTTGGTAGAAACACGGATAACGTAAAGGAAACCTTATCGGCAAAAACAGGATTAGATATTAAGAAAATCGCAGGAATTTTAGCTTTAGTAGCTCCGCTTGTTATGGGCTACCTAGGTAAGAAGAAGCAAGAAAGCGCTGGTGAAGCGGGATCTTCTGGCGGTGGTATCGGCGATTTAATCGGTAGTGTTTTGGGCGGAGGCGGTTCGGGTGCTGCATCCGGCGGTTTAGGAGGTATTCTTGGTAACATCCTTGGCGGTGCGGGCGCAAACAGCTCCCAGCCAAATGTTGGAGGTGGCTTAGGCGATCTAGTTGGTGACTTCTTCAATCAAGATAAAGACAAAGAATCTAAAGGTGGAATTTTGGATGCTTTAACTGGCATGTTTGGAAAATAA
- a CDS encoding low specificity L-threonine aldolase, translating to MGTKVSFKNDYSEGAHPRILEVLLETNLQQEAGYGYDRISEQAKRFIRKHLENPDTPIYFVSGGTQANLLVISHLLKPYESVIAADTGHIHVHETGAIEYAGHKINTVPHIDGKLTIEGIQSILDLHNDEHMVKPALVYISQTTELGSIYTKEELQLISTLCREKGLKLFIDGARMAAALCSEKVSLVIRDVAAYADVFYLGATKNGGLLGEAIIFTNSALAEGFSYAMKQKGALMAKGRLLAAQFYALFEHQLYFDLAKRANRHAMRIAEALQSAGFSFSLSPESNQLFPILPYSVINVLYDEFEFYVWEKLNEQEAVVRIVCSWATNENDVDLFIKRIKDLSS from the coding sequence ATGGGAACCAAAGTCAGTTTTAAGAACGATTATTCGGAAGGCGCACACCCCCGGATACTCGAAGTGTTATTAGAGACAAACCTGCAACAAGAGGCAGGGTATGGATACGATCGCATCAGTGAACAGGCGAAAAGATTTATCAGAAAACATCTAGAGAACCCCGATACGCCTATCTATTTTGTTTCTGGAGGTACACAAGCCAATCTTCTAGTGATTAGTCACTTATTGAAACCTTATGAATCAGTAATCGCTGCGGACACGGGCCACATTCATGTACATGAGACTGGTGCTATTGAGTACGCGGGGCATAAAATTAATACGGTTCCGCATATCGATGGGAAATTGACGATCGAAGGAATTCAATCGATATTGGACTTGCATAATGACGAGCATATGGTAAAACCCGCTCTGGTCTATATCTCCCAAACGACGGAACTGGGAAGCATTTATACAAAAGAAGAACTTCAACTTATTTCTACACTGTGCAGGGAAAAGGGACTAAAACTGTTTATAGACGGAGCAAGGATGGCCGCCGCCCTCTGCAGTGAGAAGGTTTCCCTAGTGATCCGAGATGTTGCTGCGTATGCGGACGTTTTTTATTTGGGTGCGACGAAGAACGGAGGCTTACTTGGGGAAGCGATTATATTTACAAATTCCGCGCTTGCAGAAGGATTTTCCTATGCGATGAAGCAAAAAGGGGCATTGATGGCAAAAGGGCGCCTATTAGCTGCACAATTTTATGCTTTATTTGAGCATCAACTTTATTTTGATCTGGCAAAACGTGCGAATCGCCACGCTATGCGCATCGCTGAGGCACTTCAGTCGGCAGGATTTTCTTTTTCATTGTCCCCAGAAAGCAATCAGCTATTTCCGATCCTGCCCTACAGCGTCATCAATGTTCTTTACGATGAATTTGAATTCTATGTTTGGGAAAAACTGAATGAGCAAGAAGCAGTCGTCCGTATCGTTTGCTCATGGGCAACAAACGAAAACGATGTTGATTTGTTCATTAAAAGAATAAAGGACCTGAGTAGCTAG
- the idi gene encoding isopentenyl-diphosphate Delta-isomerase, whose amino-acid sequence MMKEEYVILVDEQDNPIGEMEKQAAHEQNKKHRAFSVFLLDEQGRILLQKRAAGKYHSPNLWTNACCGHPRPAEETIDAAKRRTFEELGIQVEIEELFTLSYAEELENGLWENEYDHVFVGKYTDPIERFNPDEVRAIKYVAAYELLDDLKLHPEQYTFWFKKIMPKLLPYLEKVD is encoded by the coding sequence ATGATGAAGGAAGAATACGTAATATTAGTCGACGAACAGGACAATCCCATTGGCGAGATGGAAAAGCAGGCTGCACATGAGCAAAATAAAAAGCATCGTGCGTTCTCTGTTTTTTTATTGGACGAACAAGGAAGAATATTGTTGCAAAAACGAGCTGCTGGCAAATATCATAGTCCAAACCTATGGACCAATGCCTGCTGTGGGCACCCCCGCCCTGCTGAGGAAACGATTGATGCGGCAAAACGGAGAACATTTGAGGAATTGGGAATACAAGTCGAAATCGAAGAACTCTTTACCTTATCTTACGCTGAGGAATTGGAAAATGGTTTATGGGAAAATGAGTATGACCACGTTTTTGTTGGAAAATATACTGACCCGATAGAACGCTTTAATCCAGATGAAGTGCGGGCAATTAAATATGTAGCCGCCTATGAATTATTAGATGACCTAAAGCTTCACCCGGAACAATATACATTTTGGTTTAAGAAAATAATGCCGAAGCTGCTTCCCTATCTTGAAAAAGTAGATTAA
- a CDS encoding FUSC family membrane protein, with protein sequence MLLFLKVASFLRTESSLDALRNILTILLPSTLLFLFWDGHIAVAFAVGTLLASLTDLPGNKSDKLSTAFYCIPIFFVTAITSSLALHYNSWTIVLLLGIFGFVYTIIALLGFRINVVGNLGLIVASFTIGLRPEDPIQFSLSVTAGAIFFFIVCIAQVYLFPHRSLRYAVEGGISNMAKLIRLKVDCYDEDVPLNKTYKQLSALHSRVSDQLESVRSILLRDKRLLAEGNAYSKRWLAKLYQLVDLYELLMAVDNDYETIRETLSGGNTLHSIRRSLAILAYETSRLMQSNKERTFRSIGTAELKRLYAQLEAEQRQASPEKAALIYSISAQLKQLSDILQHIHISKFAADDSWIESKNFKDFVAPQSSFQTIIKNLNFRSPIFSYAVRMSILLISGGLIGFLLPEYRYASWILLTIILVARPSYTITQKRNYQRIVGSLIGIAISLLLLLLIKNTFALLAIAALCLYLFLLFNKPNYLVCVIFITITILLGQKLHEGELHDILGSRFAFTLLGSIFAVLGCLAIPINHYRSVEQTTASLFKHFRDYLEKIQESYQTANLNHYDLRLLRKFTQASLAQSYDSLEQFGKEPLRGKAFKDDIQHLQTLAYRINALLVGLSVNITKLGLNWNSDAMNSRVNYVQVLIEEAEELSKKLAQSKRAKDNSKVNLQPSK encoded by the coding sequence ATGCTGCTTTTTTTAAAGGTAGCGTCATTTTTAAGGACTGAATCTAGTCTGGACGCACTTCGAAACATTTTAACCATCCTTTTACCCAGCACTTTGCTATTCCTTTTTTGGGATGGTCATATCGCAGTCGCTTTTGCTGTGGGCACTTTATTGGCCTCACTAACCGATCTACCAGGCAATAAATCGGACAAACTAAGCACCGCATTCTATTGTATCCCGATCTTTTTCGTTACAGCAATAACAAGCTCACTAGCTTTACATTATAATTCCTGGACTATAGTATTACTTTTAGGAATTTTTGGCTTCGTCTATACCATTATTGCCTTACTAGGTTTTCGCATCAATGTTGTTGGCAATTTAGGGTTAATCGTCGCCAGCTTTACCATTGGGCTACGTCCTGAAGACCCCATACAATTCAGTCTTTCTGTAACGGCAGGTGCGATATTCTTTTTCATCGTTTGTATTGCCCAAGTCTATCTGTTCCCACATCGCTCCTTACGCTATGCGGTGGAAGGCGGAATCAGTAATATGGCGAAACTCATACGTCTAAAGGTTGATTGTTATGATGAGGATGTACCTCTGAATAAAACGTATAAACAACTAAGCGCGCTGCATTCGCGGGTGAGCGATCAACTAGAATCTGTACGTTCCATTCTGTTGCGCGACAAACGTCTTCTCGCAGAAGGGAATGCATACAGCAAGCGCTGGTTGGCTAAGCTCTACCAATTGGTCGATCTTTATGAGCTATTGATGGCCGTAGATAACGATTATGAGACGATTAGAGAGACTTTGAGCGGTGGAAACACCTTACACAGCATCCGAAGGTCTTTAGCGATTCTAGCCTACGAAACGTCGCGATTGATGCAATCCAACAAAGAGAGAACTTTCCGCAGCATAGGTACGGCAGAACTGAAAAGATTATACGCGCAGCTAGAAGCAGAGCAGCGTCAGGCTTCTCCAGAAAAAGCGGCATTAATTTATTCTATAAGTGCTCAATTAAAGCAGTTGTCGGATATCCTTCAGCATATACATATCAGTAAGTTTGCTGCTGATGACTCCTGGATAGAATCTAAAAACTTTAAGGATTTTGTTGCTCCACAGAGCAGCTTCCAAACCATTATTAAGAATTTAAATTTTCGTTCGCCTATTTTTTCTTATGCGGTACGTATGTCGATTCTCTTGATATCGGGTGGTTTGATCGGGTTTCTCCTGCCGGAGTATCGTTATGCTTCCTGGATTTTGTTGACCATAATCTTAGTCGCCAGACCGAGCTATACCATTACGCAAAAGAGAAATTACCAACGAATTGTAGGTTCTTTGATTGGTATTGCGATCAGCCTACTTTTATTGCTGCTAATCAAAAATACCTTTGCCCTTTTAGCGATCGCCGCATTGTGTCTCTACCTGTTTCTTCTTTTCAATAAACCCAATTACTTGGTATGCGTGATTTTCATTACGATTACGATCTTGCTGGGACAGAAACTACATGAAGGAGAGCTTCATGATATTTTAGGTAGCAGATTCGCCTTCACCCTCTTAGGTTCTATATTTGCGGTTCTGGGTTGTTTGGCGATTCCTATCAATCATTATCGAAGCGTAGAACAAACGACAGCTTCTCTTTTCAAACATTTTCGTGATTACCTGGAGAAGATACAGGAAAGCTACCAGACCGCGAACTTGAATCACTACGACCTTCGCCTGCTGCGTAAATTTACGCAGGCTTCCTTGGCGCAAAGTTATGATTCGCTAGAGCAATTTGGGAAAGAGCCGCTTCGCGGAAAGGCTTTCAAAGACGATATACAGCATTTACAAACGCTCGCTTACCGCATCAACGCATTGCTGGTTGGCTTATCGGTCAACATCACCAAACTTGGGCTAAACTGGAATTCTGATGCCATGAATTCTCGGGTGAATTATGTTCAGGTGCTCATCGAAGAAGCGGAAGAGCTATCTAAGAAACTCGCACAATCCAAGCGTGCGAAGGATAACAGCAAAGTTAATCTTCAACCCTCAAAGTAA
- a CDS encoding DinB family protein → MEINQQISREITEVFDQLKTLIQDLTDEQINRRPEAGGWSIGQIVEHILRSSNGIPDRKVQTYNRAFDEQVPAIRSLFLDLNTKFEADKSLLPKEDNYTKEDLLERVLARKTKLVLDVKDKDLTLMCMDMEFPNLGYLTRFEWLTVIAAHSKRHCFQIESVKGEL, encoded by the coding sequence ATGGAAATCAATCAGCAAATATCAAGGGAGATTACGGAGGTTTTTGATCAGCTTAAGACGCTTATTCAGGATCTCACGGATGAACAGATTAATAGAAGGCCCGAAGCTGGCGGATGGAGTATCGGCCAAATCGTTGAGCATATTCTGCGTAGTTCGAATGGTATTCCGGATCGTAAAGTGCAGACCTATAATCGCGCTTTTGACGAGCAAGTGCCTGCTATTCGATCGCTGTTCTTGGATTTAAATACTAAGTTTGAAGCGGATAAAAGCTTGTTGCCTAAGGAGGATAATTATACGAAGGAGGACCTGCTAGAACGTGTGTTGGCTCGAAAAACGAAGCTTGTTCTGGATGTGAAGGATAAGGATTTGACGCTGATGTGCATGGATATGGAATTCCCGAATCTTGGCTATCTGACCAGGTTTGAATGGTTGACGGTGATAGCGGCGCATAGCAAACGACATTGTTTTCAGATTGAGAGTGTGAAGGGGGAATTATAG
- a CDS encoding N-acetyltransferase — MLYGSFPYICTNQDIKRRLAVCYVLADKKNDVIAYYTLSSNRIDISDIPDNLAKSLSYTEVPVIIIGRLAIHQYYQGNKLGQAILIDAFKRILEISTLVGNHAVIVDPTNEPAERFYTKLGFLPLKTSKRMFLPLKTIVDLFKK, encoded by the coding sequence TTGCTGTACGGATCTTTTCCGTACATTTGTACAAATCAAGATATCAAACGGCGCTTGGCGGTTTGTTATGTCCTTGCCGACAAAAAGAATGATGTAATTGCATATTACACGCTTTCGTCCAATCGTATAGATATATCCGATATCCCCGACAATTTAGCGAAATCTTTATCATATACTGAGGTGCCTGTTATCATTATTGGACGTTTAGCAATACACCAGTACTATCAGGGAAACAAGCTAGGCCAAGCGATACTAATTGATGCATTTAAACGAATCCTAGAAATTAGCACGCTCGTGGGGAACCATGCCGTCATTGTTGATCCAACCAATGAGCCTGCTGAGAGATTTTACACTAAACTAGGCTTTCTACCTTTGAAAACGTCAAAACGGATGTTTTTGCCGTTAAAGACGATAGTCGATCTATTCAAAAAATAG
- a CDS encoding helix-turn-helix domain-containing protein, translating into MHSTALQSNPLPDTLAKYSNEELLDRAFSTHKTFYLEYLEKRKLSVDETKLLYQDLGRMLISEGKLDSALVYYNKLDSSAINTDDLTNEVVAKLSIAELHYRKKEYKKSQMVFEAAQPLIEKLPEGMNKVLSKAEYSYFYYLSGKFDLFIEQNLKNLQEINKIEESKALKGVDLDFLWMGKSVLINFIAHGYTMKEDFASAEKYLNESKAIIEKHFPDDLYSSSLMRKLAFGQLYLFKKEFDKAIPYLQEVINLGDSHSFKEYQYKARVFLAIVNYQQGNYKEALKQAETAIHSQVAVADYIDFEMEALRYAYLSSKELGATEKALEYSRLFIEQDAAMNDNRKSNFINSFINNLEVNKLEEDIKSTSNSNHLLRYGLIGFGILTVGLILFSFYQVSENKAIRARIEEYMDQMDNEAVDEATKVVPLKKERRTNEQRGSQANEEIDDKTNKILDKLTEFEHSNLFVDSRMSLSYLASYLGTNTITLSKIINTFKEMNFNDYINGLRIRYIIDRIKNEPQFEQYKISYLAEVSGFSSHSIFSKAFKKSTGVTPSQFLDYLKDEGR; encoded by the coding sequence TTGCACTCCACAGCTTTACAAAGTAATCCGCTACCTGATACTTTAGCGAAGTATTCCAATGAGGAACTTTTAGACAGGGCATTTTCTACGCATAAGACATTTTATCTGGAATATTTAGAAAAACGAAAGTTGAGCGTTGATGAAACGAAGCTTTTATATCAGGATTTAGGACGGATGTTAATCTCGGAGGGTAAGTTAGACTCGGCATTAGTTTATTACAATAAGCTTGATTCCTCGGCAATAAATACCGACGATCTTACCAATGAGGTTGTCGCAAAGCTTTCTATTGCGGAACTTCATTATCGAAAGAAAGAATACAAGAAAAGTCAAATGGTATTTGAGGCTGCTCAACCGCTTATCGAGAAACTCCCAGAGGGCATGAATAAGGTGCTGTCCAAAGCCGAATACAGCTATTTCTATTATTTGAGCGGTAAATTCGACCTATTTATCGAGCAGAACCTCAAGAATCTGCAAGAGATCAATAAAATTGAAGAGTCCAAAGCGCTGAAAGGCGTTGATTTAGATTTTTTGTGGATGGGAAAGTCAGTACTGATCAATTTTATTGCGCATGGATATACGATGAAAGAGGATTTTGCATCTGCCGAAAAGTATCTGAATGAATCGAAAGCAATCATCGAAAAGCATTTTCCCGATGATCTGTATAGCTCCAGCTTAATGCGCAAGTTAGCATTCGGTCAGCTGTATTTGTTTAAGAAAGAATTTGATAAGGCGATCCCTTATCTTCAGGAGGTTATTAATCTTGGTGATTCACACAGTTTTAAAGAATATCAATATAAAGCGCGCGTATTTCTGGCCATAGTAAATTACCAACAGGGGAATTATAAAGAAGCCTTGAAACAGGCGGAAACAGCGATTCATTCTCAAGTTGCTGTCGCTGATTATATTGACTTTGAGATGGAGGCATTGCGCTATGCCTATTTATCGAGTAAGGAATTGGGAGCAACCGAGAAGGCATTGGAATATTCTCGCCTTTTTATCGAACAAGACGCTGCAATGAATGATAATCGGAAATCCAATTTTATCAATTCCTTTATCAACAATTTAGAAGTCAATAAACTCGAGGAGGACATTAAATCGACCAGTAACAGCAATCATCTCCTTCGTTATGGTTTGATCGGTTTTGGCATTCTTACGGTCGGTTTGATCTTATTTTCTTTTTATCAGGTTTCAGAGAATAAAGCAATCCGTGCGAGGATTGAGGAATACATGGATCAGATGGATAACGAAGCTGTTGATGAGGCAACAAAAGTTGTACCTTTGAAAAAGGAGCGTCGCACGAACGAGCAGAGGGGATCCCAAGCCAATGAAGAAATTGATGATAAGACGAACAAGATATTAGATAAGCTGACGGAATTTGAACATAGCAATCTCTTCGTTGATAGCCGCATGAGCTTGTCTTACTTGGCAAGTTATCTTGGGACTAACACCATTACGCTTTCAAAGATTATCAACACGTTCAAAGAGATGAACTTCAATGATTATATTAATGGTCTTCGTATTCGTTACATCATCGACCGTATCAAGAACGAACCGCAGTTTGAACAATATAAGATCAGCTATTTAGCGGAAGTATCAGGCTTCTCATCACATAGTATTTTTAGTAAAGCATTTAAGAAAAGTACAGGTGTGACACCCTCTCAATTTTTAGATTACCTAAAGGATGAAGGTCGATAA
- a CDS encoding AAA family ATPase: MDNFFILTGGPGVGKTTLLRALEKEGFTIVDEVARHIIQDEVQKRGDALPWADKTKYAERMLSGSIDTFEKQQIACPHNVCFFDRGIPDTWAYAKMEKLDLSPELLERTTDYRYNPIVFILPPWEEIYATDEERRQSWEEALRTYHEIQDTYISAHYHLVEVPKTDVDARRDFVMKTIVAAMKMKSNG; this comes from the coding sequence ATGGATAATTTTTTCATTCTTACAGGCGGACCGGGGGTTGGCAAGACGACTTTGCTCCGCGCACTGGAAAAGGAAGGTTTTACAATAGTCGACGAAGTAGCACGTCATATTATTCAAGACGAGGTGCAAAAGCGTGGCGACGCCTTGCCATGGGCAGATAAAACCAAGTATGCTGAGCGGATGTTGTCCGGATCTATTGATACCTTTGAAAAGCAACAAATAGCATGTCCACATAACGTATGTTTCTTTGATCGCGGTATTCCCGACACATGGGCGTATGCAAAAATGGAAAAACTAGATCTATCTCCTGAGCTCCTTGAACGGACTACGGATTACAGATACAATCCTATCGTATTTATCCTCCCTCCTTGGGAAGAAATATATGCAACGGATGAAGAACGAAGACAAAGTTGGGAAGAAGCCCTGAGAACCTATCATGAAATTCAAGACACTTATATCTCGGCTCATTACCATTTGGTAGAAGTACCGAAGACAGATGTTGACGCAAGACGAGACTTTGTTATGAAAACCATTGTCGCTGCGATGAAGATGAAAAGCAACGGCTAA